The following are encoded in a window of Procambarus clarkii isolate CNS0578487 chromosome 33, FALCON_Pclarkii_2.0, whole genome shotgun sequence genomic DNA:
- the LOC138370713 gene encoding uncharacterized protein, giving the protein MERFHLTLKTVLRVYYAEQGEELDEAIISALFAIKDAVVKYLGFSPFQLVLGHEVRSPLGMLKEQLMSRKTLMTGEEYVRKFRERLKTAKKLAAKHLKKAQEKISIWYVKNAIPREFEVGARVMMLLSGRGRVTESRFGGPYTVIRPVGRVNYEISKPNCPCKTQVCHVKRLKP; this is encoded by the coding sequence ATGGAGAGGTTCCACTTAACCCTGAAAACCGTGTTGCGAGTGTATTATGCGGAACAGGGAGAAGAGTTGGATGAAGCTATAATTTCAGCCCTGTTTGCGATAAAAGATGCTGTCGTAAAGTATCTGGGATTCTCTCCTTTCCAACTGGTGCTCGGACACGAAGTAAGAAGTCCTTTGGGGATGTTAAAGGAGCAATTGATGTCGAGGAAGACATTAATGACAGGGGAGGAATATGTGCGGAAGTTCAGGGAACGGTTGAAAACGGCGAAGAAGCTGGCTGCTAAACACCTGAAGAAAGCGCAAGAGAAGATCTCGATTTGGTACGTCAAGAATGCTATCCCAAGGGAGTTTGAGGTgggagccagagtgatgatgttactatctgggagaggtagagtgacggaatcacgctttggtggtccatacaCGGTCATCAGGCCAGTAGGCAGAGTAAACTATGAAATCAGCAAGCCGAATTGCCCCTGCAAGACACAAGTATGTCACGTCAAACGATTGAAGCCCTAG